A genomic segment from Glycine soja cultivar W05 chromosome 20, ASM419377v2, whole genome shotgun sequence encodes:
- the LOC114401668 gene encoding protein NRT1/ PTR FAMILY 4.5-like, with product MGDKEVKEELKGGFRASMFIFVLSALDNMGFVANMVSLVLYFYGVMHFDLSNSANTLTNFMGSTFLLSLVGGFISDTYFNRLTTCLLFGSLEVLALVMLTVQAALDHLHPDFCGKSSCVKGGIAVMFYSSLYLLALGMGGVRGSLTAFGADQFGEKNPQEAKALASYFNWLLLSSTLGSIIGVTGVVWVSTQKAWHWGFIIITVASSIGFLTLALGKPFYRIKTPGQSPISRIAQVIVVAFKNRKLPLPESNEELYEVYEEATLEKIAHTNQMRFLDRASILQENIESQPWKVCTVTQVEEVKILTRMLPILASTIIMNTCLAQLQTFSVQQGNVMNLKLGSFTVPAPSIPVIPLLFMSILIPLYEFFFVPFARKITHHPSGVTQLQRVGVGLVLSSISMTIAGIIEVKRRDQGRKDPSRPISLFWLSFQYAIFGIADMFTLVGLLEFFYREAPVTMKSLSTSFTYLSMSLGYFLSTIFVDVINAVTKRVTPSKQGWLHGLDLNQNNLNLFYWFLAILSCLNFFNFLYWASWYKYKAEDNNSKVNLKALRTTGERKQDEEEKKDMRVKAKESSQTSEANTEGPSSSDETDDGRNSREWKHS from the exons ATG GGAGACAAAGAAGTAAAAGAAGAACTAAAAGGTGGATTCAGGGCCTCCATGTTTATTTTTG TGTTATCAGCATTGGACAACATGGGTTTTGTGGCAAACATGGTGAGCTTAGTCCTATACTTTTATGGGGTGATGCACTTTGATCTGTCCAACTCTGCCAATACCCTGACAAACTTTATGGGTTCAACTTTCTTGCTCTCACTCGTTGGTGGCTTCATCTCGGACACTTACTTCAACAGACTAACCACATGTTTGCTTTTCGGATCACTCGAAGTTCTG GCTTTGGTAATGCTCACGGTTCAAGCTGCTCTGGACCATTTACACCCAGATTTTTGTGGCAAGTCAAGCTGTGTCAAAGGTGGCATAGCTGTCATGTTTTACTCATCATTGTATTTGTTGGCTTTGGGCATGGGAGGAGTGAGAGGCTCCTTGACTGCATTTGGTGCTGACCAATTTGGTGAAAAGAACCCACAAGAAGCAAAGGCTCTTGCTAGCTACTTCAATTGGCTTTTGCTGAGTTCAACATTGGGATCAATTATAGGGGTCACTGGGGTTGTGTGGGTTAGCACCCAAAAGGCTTGGCACTGGGGCTTCATCATAATAACCGTAGCTTCCTCCATTGGATTTCTCACCCTTGCTCTTGGCAAGCCATTTTACCGCATCAAAACTCCTGGACAGAGCCCCATTTCGAGGATCGCTCag GTTATTGTTGTGGCTTTTAAAAACCGGAAGTTACCACTGCCAGAGTCTAATGAAGAACTTTATGAGGTCTATGAAGAGGCTACATTAGAGAAGATTGCACACACCAACCAAATGAG GTTTCTAGATAGAGCAAGCATTCTTCAAGAAAACATTGAGTCACAGCCATGGAAAGTGTGCACAGTGACACAAGTTGAAGAAGTGAAGATCCTAACCAGAATGTTACCTATATTAGCCAGTACCATTATAATGAACACTTGTTTAGCACAGCTTCAAACATTCTCAGTTCAGCAAGGGAATGTGATGAATCTGAAACTTGGTTCTTTCACTGTGCCTGCACCATCCATTCCAGTTATCCCTCTTCTTTTCATGTCCATCCTGATTCCCCTCTATGAATTCTTCTTTGTGCCATTTGCACGAAAGATCACTCACCACCCTTCTGGGGTTACACAGCTTCAAAGAGTAGGTGTTGGGCTAGTACTTTCATCTATTTCAATGACAATAGCTGGGATAATAGAAGTGAAAAGAAGGGACCAAGGAAGGAAGGACCCTTCAAGGCCAATTAGTCTTTTTTGGTTATCTTTCCAATATGCTATATTTGGAATTGCAGACATGTTCACTCTTGTAGGACTCCTAGAATTCTTCTACAGAGAAGCACCTGTAACCATGAAGTCACTATCAACTTCTTTCACATACTTGTCCATGTCTCTTGGTTACTTCTTGAGCACAATCTTTGTGGATGTCATTAATGCTGTTACCAAAAGGGTCACTCCAAGCAAACAAGGATGGTTGCATGGCTTGGACTTAAACCAAAACAATCTCAACTTGTTCTATTGGTTCTTAGCAATCCTTAGCTGCCTTAATTTTTTCAACTTCCTTTATTGGGCCTCTTGGTACAAGTACAAAGCTGAAGACAACAATTCAAAGGTGAATTTGAAGGCTCTCAGAACGACTGGTGAAAGGAAACAAGatgaggaagagaagaaggacATGAGAGTTAAGGCTAAAGAAAGCAGCCAAACAAGTGAAGCCAATACTGAGGGACCCTCTTCCTCTGATGAAACAGATGATGGAAGGAACTCTAGGGAATGGAAGCACAGCTAA